Proteins from one Ricinus communis isolate WT05 ecotype wild-type chromosome 9, ASM1957865v1, whole genome shotgun sequence genomic window:
- the LOC125371203 gene encoding uncharacterized protein LOC125371203, whose product MNLPFIEAISQMPKYMKFLKEILSNKRKLEDLGLVTLNAECSVVFQSKIPIKRRDLGSFTIPCLIGDKLKLLALADLGASINLMPSSLFEELGLSISKLTPTRMSIQLADRTVKYPKGIIEDVLVKVEK is encoded by the coding sequence ATgaacttgccttttattgaagCTATTTCACAGATGCCAAAGTATATGAAGTTTTTAAAGGAGATTctaagcaacaagaggaagttagaGGATTTAGGATTGGTGACCTTGAATGCAGAATGCTCAGtagtgtttcagagcaagatTCCAATCAAACGACGTGAcctagggagttttactataccTTGTTTGATTGgggataaattgaaattgctagcattagctgatttgggagCTAGCATCAATTTGATGCCTAGCTCATTGTTTGAGGAGTTAGGACTAAGTATATCTAAGCTAACTCCTACGAGGATGAGTATACAACTAGCAGACAGAACTGTTAAATACCCGAAAGGGATTATAGAGGATGTGCTagttaaagttgaaaaatga